Proteins from one Ornithobacterium rhinotracheale genomic window:
- a CDS encoding HIRAN domain-containing protein, producing the protein MKKQSEHLANFYIAGFTYYQGAQCMRHLKIGTRVKLKYEKGNPYDARAIEIYYKDYKLGYVPRVENRIFYKLLIMGYSGIFDAVIQQVDPTAHPEGQVRVVVHLLQNK; encoded by the coding sequence ATGAAAAAACAAAGCGAACATTTAGCTAATTTCTACATTGCAGGATTCACTTATTACCAAGGGGCACAATGTATGAGGCACCTCAAAATCGGAACCCGCGTAAAACTTAAGTACGAAAAAGGCAACCCCTATGATGCTAGGGCCATAGAGATTTACTACAAAGATTATAAACTAGGTTATGTGCCGAGAGTGGAAAATCGTATTTTTTATAAATTGCTAATTATGGGATATAGTGGTATATTTGACGCAGTAATCCAGCAGGTAGATCCCACAGCCCACCCAGAGGGGCAAGTGCGTGTAGTGGTACATTTGCTGCAAAATAAATAA
- a CDS encoding helix-turn-helix transcriptional regulator: MAQNKNAQLRYKALDQCFSNHYKRFYLQDLIDYCSEKLSEHYAKGMSVSRRQIYDDIDFMRSEAGFSAPIEAFKEGRKVYYRYADKDFSILKKPLSVSEENHLREAVEIIARLSNVKGFDWLEGLQTKLNASLGKNNTQVISFQENEFLKGIHFLNPLYQYIVNRQVVAIKYQSFKKVEIQNLVLSPYYLKQFNNRWFLFAWNHEWEILQNLAFDRISDIQAIDEIFRENTIDFAEYFEDIVGVTNLENEPVEQVEIELSDYILPYIQTKPLHGSQKIKGNLLSIEVKINFELIALILSFGQNMRVKSPEPLVGKIKDIVSEMAKNYACTSTA; the protein is encoded by the coding sequence ATGGCGCAAAATAAAAATGCTCAATTGAGGTATAAGGCACTTGATCAATGTTTTTCCAATCACTATAAGCGATTTTATCTTCAAGATTTAATAGATTATTGCTCCGAAAAATTAAGTGAGCATTATGCTAAAGGTATGTCGGTCTCTCGCAGGCAAATTTATGATGATATAGATTTTATGCGTAGCGAAGCAGGTTTTTCGGCACCTATTGAAGCCTTTAAAGAGGGGAGAAAGGTGTATTATCGTTATGCTGATAAGGATTTTTCTATCTTAAAGAAGCCACTTTCCGTATCAGAAGAGAATCATTTGCGCGAGGCGGTAGAAATCATTGCAAGGCTGAGCAATGTGAAGGGATTTGATTGGCTAGAAGGGTTGCAAACCAAGCTAAACGCTAGTTTAGGGAAAAACAACACGCAAGTCATCAGTTTTCAGGAAAATGAATTTTTAAAAGGAATTCATTTTTTAAATCCTTTGTATCAATATATCGTTAATCGGCAAGTGGTGGCGATAAAGTATCAGAGTTTTAAAAAAGTGGAAATTCAGAATTTGGTGCTTTCTCCGTATTATTTAAAGCAGTTCAACAATCGTTGGTTTCTTTTCGCGTGGAATCACGAATGGGAGATTTTGCAGAATTTAGCCTTCGATCGCATTTCAGATATTCAAGCAATAGATGAGATTTTCCGAGAAAATACGATAGATTTTGCGGAGTATTTTGAGGATATCGTTGGCGTTACAAATCTCGAAAACGAGCCTGTTGAGCAGGTGGAAATCGAGCTTTCAGATTATATATTACCATATATTCAGACAAAGCCACTGCACGGCTCACAGAAAATTAAGGGAAACCTTTTGAGCATAGAGGTGAAAATCAATTTTGAGCTTATTGCTTTAATCTTATCCTTTGGGCAAAATATGCGAGTGAAATCCCCAGAACCCTTGGTAGGGAAAATTAAAGACATCGTGAGCGAAATGGCAAAGAATTATGCGTGCACTTCTACTGCATAG